The Helianthus annuus cultivar XRQ/B chromosome 16, HanXRQr2.0-SUNRISE, whole genome shotgun sequence genome includes a window with the following:
- the LOC110918805 gene encoding uncharacterized protein LOC110918805 — protein sequence MGLLMSFMGKSLPTNQMLSLVMGTLHSKFMEKEINCFDDFHVAILDMFNTINAALPGKHYDVPPPNKVQEIFEQWEGARESEKKKLFVDFMKTSVSMSKFDDSALMAGLVTPPAAMAAKRAGETLPQLKMIKVIPDVIFVPSATVLALISAKLSKKMFLGNVAS from the exons ATGGGTTTGCTTATGAGCTTCATGGGCAAAA GTTTGCCAACCAACCAGATGTTGAGTCTGGTAATGGGCACATTACACAGTAAGTTCATGGAGAAAGAGATCAACTGCTTCGACGACTTTCACGTTGCCATCCTCGACATGTTCAA CACTATAAATGCAGCACTGCCTGGAAAACACTATGATGTTCCACCACCAAACAAAGTTCAG GAAATTTTTGAACAGTGGGAAGGAGCCAGAGAGTCCGAAAAGAAGAAATTGTTTGTTGACTTCATGAAAACGAGTGTAAGCATGAGCAAATTCGACGACTCAGCTCTGATGGCCGGATTAGTGACCCCGCCAGCAGCCATGGCTGCAAAACGAGCCGGCGAAACCTTACCCCAGTTAAAGATGATCAAAGTCATCCCCGATGTCATCTTTGTGCCATCTGCAACCGTTTTGGCTCTCATATCCGCTAAGCTCTCCAAGAAAATGTTCTTAGGAAACGTAGCATCATAA